In Cyanobium sp. WAJ14-Wanaka, a single genomic region encodes these proteins:
- a CDS encoding glycosyltransferase family 4 protein, with protein MVVTNFHARYTGVSATIQALVPLQRRQCSIGVWDWGRLELSGAVGWKGVLSQGWSKPQQGHFRIWHARRDIEILMGLFLRSVLGQPWKVLFTSAAPKPPGRWLSWLIGRCDAVIATSDRSADFLPCRSVVINHGVDTDFYSPNLYSSKPDMPLCLRANPLNLDQQWIGAFGRIRLSKGTDLLVEALLRVLPDYPGFSAFFTGLCQEKDQPFLDNLRSKIAAHNLSERILFLGDLDRKSVRDLYRTCVLAVAASRSEGFGLTPLEAMACGTPVLTSMAGAWPQIVDSRVGELFQTGNVDELALKMADLISDQSRLAELGPVARARAVDHYGLALEANSINQLYVGLAG; from the coding sequence GTGGTTGTCACCAATTTCCACGCCCGCTACACGGGGGTTTCAGCCACGATTCAGGCCCTGGTGCCCCTGCAACGTCGGCAGTGTTCCATTGGTGTTTGGGATTGGGGCCGGCTTGAGTTGTCCGGAGCTGTGGGTTGGAAGGGCGTATTGAGCCAAGGTTGGTCAAAGCCCCAGCAGGGCCATTTCAGGATTTGGCATGCGCGGCGCGATATAGAAATTCTGATGGGTCTGTTTCTTCGTTCCGTTTTGGGCCAGCCCTGGAAAGTTTTATTTACTTCGGCTGCGCCAAAACCACCTGGCAGGTGGCTGAGCTGGTTGATAGGCCGCTGTGACGCGGTAATTGCCACATCGGATCGCTCAGCCGACTTTCTGCCCTGTCGCAGCGTTGTTATTAACCATGGGGTGGATACGGATTTCTATTCACCAAATCTCTACTCAAGTAAGCCTGATATGCCCCTATGCTTGCGAGCTAACCCATTGAATCTTGATCAGCAATGGATTGGAGCATTCGGACGGATTCGTCTAAGTAAGGGAACTGATTTGCTGGTGGAGGCGCTGCTTCGAGTGCTACCTGATTATCCAGGATTTTCAGCATTTTTTACGGGTCTTTGCCAGGAAAAAGACCAACCTTTTCTGGATAACTTAAGATCAAAAATTGCAGCTCATAATCTTTCTGAAAGGATTTTATTCCTTGGGGACTTGGATCGCAAGTCGGTTCGTGACCTATATAGAACCTGCGTTTTGGCTGTGGCTGCATCCCGTTCCGAGGGTTTTGGTCTGACTCCCCTAGAGGCGATGGCCTGCGGCACCCCTGTTCTTACTTCGATGGCAGGGGCTTGGCCCCAAATAGTTGATTCCCGCGTTGGCGAGCTATTTCAAACTGGAAATGTCGATGAGCTGGCTCTAAAGATGGCTGACTTGATCTCTGATCAATCCCGGTTGGCTGAATTGGGGCCAGTTGCCCGCGCAAGGGCTGTCGATCATTATGGGCTTGCCCTAGAGGCAAATTCCATAAATCAGCTTTACGTTGGATTGGCAGGTTGA
- a CDS encoding chorismate lyase, with protein sequence MLISPPPTWQASKTAVLQGLAGSSLTGPWRLLLLGDGSPTRHLESLSGIPVEIELIGMAPENDCPTDGSPLPEEVAELTAPLLRRQVWLCCGEQTLAWAESWWNQQQADTYLQERDQPIWRSLTSHRAELFREVDGLAQVDAPWLEERFGFPGPFWSRHYRFFRGGKELTVIREVFSPQLETWLGPARTRSVRTSPASSKTAKP encoded by the coding sequence TTGCTGATCTCCCCTCCACCAACCTGGCAAGCCTCGAAAACAGCTGTTCTGCAGGGCCTGGCGGGCAGCTCCCTGACCGGCCCTTGGCGCCTACTACTACTGGGTGATGGCAGCCCCACTCGCCATCTCGAAAGCCTCAGCGGGATACCGGTGGAGATCGAACTGATCGGCATGGCCCCGGAGAACGATTGCCCTACCGACGGCAGTCCCCTGCCCGAAGAGGTGGCAGAGCTAACTGCGCCCCTATTGCGCCGGCAGGTCTGGCTGTGCTGTGGTGAACAAACCCTGGCCTGGGCGGAGAGCTGGTGGAACCAGCAGCAGGCAGACACCTACCTGCAGGAGCGGGACCAACCGATTTGGCGCAGCCTGACCAGCCACCGGGCCGAGCTGTTTCGGGAGGTGGATGGGCTGGCCCAGGTGGACGCCCCCTGGCTGGAGGAGCGTTTTGGCTTCCCAGGACCCTTTTGGAGTAGGCACTATCGCTTCTTCCGTGGGGGCAAGGAGCTCACCGTGATTCGCGAGGTGTTTTCACCCCAGCTGGAAACCTGGCTTGGCCCAGCAAGAACCAGATCGGTAAGAACCAGCCCGGCAAGCTCCAAAACTGCCAAGCCCTAA
- a CDS encoding RNA helicase: MTDSWSDDDRLSRLVNAGRQLVDGVSGARPGSRGASRSASRNPGRGRPAGVPRFDQLGRWVEDKLDRILEDDEDWREPWQEAPPQKPSRRPLEAISRRRGIAPAAVPAAAPAAVPLDADGWPEDGAFAVARWQRPPSSVEAATEIAPESAVEGANSNSRPLPRSTRRR; the protein is encoded by the coding sequence ATGACGGATTCCTGGTCTGACGACGATCGGCTCTCGCGCCTGGTTAATGCGGGTCGTCAATTGGTGGATGGGGTTTCCGGTGCTCGCCCTGGCTCCCGGGGGGCATCGCGCTCGGCCTCCCGCAACCCGGGGCGGGGCCGTCCAGCTGGGGTGCCCCGGTTTGATCAGCTCGGTCGCTGGGTGGAGGACAAGCTGGATCGAATCCTTGAAGACGACGAAGATTGGCGTGAGCCCTGGCAGGAAGCTCCCCCGCAAAAACCCTCCCGTCGCCCCTTGGAGGCGATCTCAAGGCGAAGGGGCATTGCACCTGCTGCTGTGCCGGCTGCTGCACCCGCCGCTGTGCCGCTAGATGCCGATGGCTGGCCTGAGGATGGGGCCTTCGCCGTAGCCCGCTGGCAGCGCCCCCCCAGTTCCGTTGAAGCTGCCACTGAGATAGCCCCCGAAAGTGCTGTTGAAGGAGCTAACAGCAATTCCAGGCCCCTGCCCCGCTCCACCCGCCGCCGTTAG
- a CDS encoding SprT family zinc-dependent metalloprotease — translation MPLEPLLPLFHRLNREHFEGSLAPKGLPMVEVRWSDGRLSRTAGLYRRGRHADGSDLCEIVLSRPLLEPLPREATLSTLCHEMIHAWVDRVLGAQEVHGPEFRRRMGAINALQDVFQVSVRHRYPVPARSSRWLARCPSCGIQAPYQRRVSGLACKLCCERFHGGRWHPSCLLEFEAAA, via the coding sequence GTGCCCCTCGAGCCGCTGCTGCCCCTGTTCCACCGGCTCAATCGGGAACACTTCGAAGGCAGCCTGGCCCCGAAAGGGCTGCCGATGGTGGAGGTGCGCTGGAGTGATGGCCGCCTCAGCCGCACCGCGGGCCTCTATCGAAGGGGTCGCCACGCCGATGGCAGTGATCTCTGCGAGATCGTGCTCTCGCGGCCCCTGCTCGAGCCCCTACCGAGGGAGGCCACCTTGAGCACCCTCTGCCACGAAATGATCCACGCCTGGGTGGACCGGGTGCTGGGCGCCCAGGAGGTCCATGGCCCCGAATTCCGCAGGCGAATGGGGGCGATCAATGCACTTCAGGATGTTTTCCAGGTGAGTGTGCGCCACCGTTATCCGGTTCCTGCCCGCTCAAGCCGCTGGTTGGCCCGTTGTCCCAGCTGTGGGATCCAGGCCCCCTACCAACGGCGTGTCAGTGGTTTGGCCTGCAAGCTCTGTTGCGAGCGCTTCCACGGCGGCCGTTGGCATCCCAGCTGCCTATTGGAATTTGAGGCGGCGGCTTAG